Proteins co-encoded in one Quercus robur chromosome 8, dhQueRobu3.1, whole genome shotgun sequence genomic window:
- the LOC126697391 gene encoding uncharacterized protein LOC126697391: protein MGDSSSASYIHLVQHLIEKCLIFRMTKEECMEALSKHANIKPVITSTVWNELEKENKEFFEAYAESKSKEDRMSEEETSQMIQKMISDSSKDSDD from the exons ATGGGGGACTCTTCTTCTGCCTCATACATACACTTG GTGCAGCACCTGATAGAGAAGTGCCTGATTTTCCGCATGACTAAAGAAGAGTGCATGGAAGCCCTTTCAAAACATGCAAACATCAAGCCTGTCATCACCTCCACTG tgTGGAATGAACTGGAGAAAGAAAACAAGGAATTCTTTGAGGCTTATGCTGAATCAAAGAGCAAAGAAGACCGAATGTCCGAGGAAGAGACAAGCCAAATGATCCAGAAGATGATATCGGATTCGTCCAAAGACTCCGACGATTAA